CCGCACCCCCGTCCATCAAGCCCAAGACGGTGGTGGAGGGCATGCTGCACCCCGCCTGGGCCTTGGGGTTCCTGGCCAACGACGCCATTGCTTTCCCCAACCTGGATGCCGAGGTTCCGGAAGGCCCGCTGGCCAGTTCCCCGGACATGTGGCGCACGCTGCTGGCCGGGTCCTATGAGCCCACGGATTGGGATGACATCCAGGATCTGCGGGCGCGCTGGAACGGACCGATCATCCTCAAGGGCGTCGTCAACCCGAACGACGTCGCGCTGGCCGTTGCGCTGGGCATCGACGCCATCCAGGTCAGCAACCATGGCGGACGGCAACTGGACCACATGGCCGCTCCCTTGGATGTCCTGCCGGACATTGTGGACAGGGCCGCCGGCCAGTTGGAAATCATCGTCGACGGCGGCATCCGCCGCGGTTCCGACGTGGTCAAAGCACTGGCGCTGGGCGCGGATGCCTGCTCCATTGGGCGCCCCTACCTTTACGGACTGGCCGCAGCCGGCGAAGCCGGCGTGGCGCACGTCCTGAAAATGTTCCGATCCGAAATGACCCGCACCATGATGCTCCTCGGAGTGTCAAGCATCGAAGAACTGCGGACGGAAGGCCGGGACTTGATCCGGCACCGCAACGAAGCCTTCGCCCGCACCCAACCCACCAGTATCCCAAGGCCGCCCCCATGGGCCTTGCACAAATGAGGACTCCCTAAATGAACAATGTCTCAGCCACTCAGCGAACCAAACGTGCCTTACCTGCCGTCGTCCTGACGGCAGCGCTCATGCTGGCGGTGACGGCTTGCAGCCCCACCGGCAACGCATCGACGTCGGGCCCGTCCGGCGGTGCCGCCGCAGGAGGCACCGGCGTGCCCGCGCTGGAAGTCAACCAGGCCGCCGTCGAGCTTCTGCCGGAGTCCATCAAGGCGTCCAAGGTACTGCGCGTGGCCATCCCCACCAACGAGCAGCCGACGCAGTTCTACCGTGAAGGCACGCAGGAAATGACCGGAACCAACCCGGACGTGGCCCGTCTCATCGGCGAGGCACTGGGTGTCACAGTGGACATCCAGGTGGCCAACTTCGACTCCATCATTCCCGGCCTGGCGGCCAACCGCTACGACATGACTGTGTCCTCCATGACCCCCACGGAGAAGCGCATGGAAGTCCTGGACTTTGTTGACTACATGCAGATCGGCAACGCGATCGCCGTACCCCAGGGCAACCCGGCAGGCATCAAGGATGAAACCGCGCTCTGCGGCAAGAAGGTAGGGCTGCTCACTGGTTCCTACCAGCTGACCGTGAACGTTCCTGACTACGATGCTGCCTGCGCTGCAGCCGGCAAGAACGCCATCCAGAAGAGCGAATTCCAGGACACCCGGCAGGCGATCTCCGCGCTGACCAGCGGACGCCTGGACACGGTCCTGGCCGATTCGCCCATCCTGAACTTCGCTGCCACCCAAAACCCGCAGATCGAGATTGCCCGGACGTATGAATTCGCTCCTGTAGGGGTGGGCATGCCCAAGGAATCCGGCCTGGTGAAATCCGTCTCCGCCGCCCTGGATGCCGTGATCAAGAGTGAGTCCTACACCAAGGTCCTCGGGAAATACGGGCTGGAGACCAGCGCCATCACCGAAGCCCGCGTCAACTTCGCCCAGTAAAAGGTGACAACCATGCAAAAGCAACCCTCAGTTCCCGATACCAAGGAGCCGGTTACAGCGGGTTCGAGTGATTCGATTCCCGTGGTGCCACTGAAGCATCCGGTCCGTTTGGTCCTGGCAGTGGTTCTCATCCTGGTGGCGCTCAGCGCCGCGTGGGATGTGGCCGTGAACGAACGGTACCGGTGGGACGTGGTGGCGTCCTACCTGTTCGCTCCGCAAATCCTGGCCGGTGCCGGGCTGACCATCCTGCTGACGGTGGTGTCCATGACGGTCGGCATAGCGCTGGGTACGCTGCTCGCCATCATGCGGCTCTCCGAGAACCCCATCCTGAGCACCATCAGCCGCGGCTACATCTGGTTCTTCCGGGGCACGCCACTGCTGGTCCAGTTGATCTTTTGGTACAACATTGCGGCCCTCTACCCGGTCATTGCCTTCGGGCTTCCGTTCGGTGGACCGTCCGTGGTCCTGGGCTCCGCGAACGTCCTGATTTCCCCGTTGGGGGCAGCCCTGCTGGGGTTGTCCTTGAACGAGGCCGCCTACATGGCGGAGATCATCCGCGGCGGCATCGGTTCCGTGGACAAGGGCCAGTACGACGCCGCCCGCGCTTTGGGTATGAGCGGCGGAAAGCTCATGAACCGGGTGATCCTGCCGCAGGCCATGAGGGTGGTGCTGCCGCCCACCGGCAACCAGGTCATCTCCATGCTGAAGGGCACGTCCCTGGTGAGCGTCCTGGCGATCTCGGACCTGCTCTACTCGGCGCAGATCATCTATGCGAACAACTACCAAACCATTCCGCTGTTGATCGTTGCCAGCGTCTGGTACCTGCTCATGACCACCGTCCTGAGCTTCTTCCAAAACAAACTCGAACGCAGGTACGGCCGCGGTTTCGACTCAGCACCGCGACGGACCCGCAAGCCCAAGACAAGGACAGCATGATGACTACTGCCATGGTGGAAGCCCGGGGAGTCCGGAAGAACTTCGGTGTTATCGAAATCCTGAAAGGCATTGACCTCAGGGTTGAAAAGGGATCCGTGACCTGCCTGATTGGCCCGTCCGGTTCCGGCAAGACCACGTTCCTGCGGTGCATCAACCACCTTGAAAAAGTTGATGCCGGCAGGCTCTACGTCGACGAGCACTTGGTGGGCTACACCGAGCGCAACGGGAAGCTCTACGAGATGAAGGAGCGCCAAACTGCCCGGTCACGGCTCAACGCGGGCATGGTGTTCCAGCGTTTCAACCTCTTCCCGCATATGACCGTACTGGAGAACATCATCGAAGCACCGGTGCATGTCCTTGGGCGGCCCCGCCGTGAGGTGGTGGTGGAAGCGCAGGCCCTGTTGGACCGTGTTGGTTTGGGCAACCGCGGACACTCCTATCCGCAGGAGCTTTCCGGCGGGCAGCAGCAGCGGATCGCGATTGCCAGGGCGCTGGCCATGAAGCCAAAACTGATGCTCTTCGACGAGCCCACGTCCGCGCTTGACCCCGAGTTGGTGGGCGAAGTCCTGGACGTCATGAAATCCCTGGCGGAGGCCGGAATGACCATGGTGGTGGTCACGCACGAGCTTGGCTTCGCCCGACAGGTAGCCGATCAAGTGGTGTTCATGGACGGCGGCGTCGTGGTGGAAAGCGGCCCGCCCGAGCAAGTGTTGGGCAGCCCCCGGCACGAACGCACCAAGGCGTTCCTCTCCAAAGTTTTGTAAGCAACAACGTTCCTTCAGCACCACGAAAGGCATCACCATCATGACCCGTCTCCAAGTCGCCACGGACCTGGCACCAAGCCCGGCCGGCCCTTACTCCCAGGCAATTGTGGCCAACGGGCTCCTGTACACCGCCGGCCAGACGCCGCATGATCCCATCACGGACGAGCGCGTGGGGATCACCATCGAGGAACAGACCATCCAGGCCATGGAGAACCTGGGTCACGTCCTGGGCGCGCACGGACTGGACTTCTCCCACGTGATCAAGGCCACTGTCCACCTGCACCACCCTCGTCGCGACTTTGACGGCTTCAACGCCATCTACGAAAAGTACGTCGTAGCCCCATACCCGGCGCGGACCACCGTGGGTTCTTTCCTGGGTGACTTCCTGGTGGAGATCGACGTCGTGGCGTCCATCCCGTAGCAACCACCCCCGCAGGAACGTCCCAACACCTTTCACGCGGCCCCGTCCGATGCATGTCACAGCCCATTGGGCGGGGCCTTCCCTGACTGCGCCCACAACACGGCCGCATCACGTCAATCCCGGCAGCTCCGTCGCGGCTTGTCCATCCCTTGAAAGGCCTGTTATGTCAGTCCAAACAATGCCCTGCCCAAACCGCGGTGACCCCGCTCCTGCAGAACCACTGAGCGACCAACAGCTGCTGGCGATGGTGCGGGGAGGTGATGTTGCCGCCTTCGGCGAGCTGTTCATCCGGTACCGGCGGGTGGGAGGTTTCGTGGCCCGCGCGGAATCAGACAACCCAAGTGACGCCGCAGACATAGTGGGTGAAGCGTTTGCCGCCGTCTTCCAAGCGATCATCGAGGGCAGGGGTCCTGTGGAGTCGTTCCGGCCCTATCTCCTGACCACCATACGCAGGATGGCCCACCGAAAGAACCAGATGTCCGCCCGGCTGGTCCTCGCTGACTCCAGCACGGTGGCTGCCCGGGCCTTTGCCGGCGACGATCACGTCCTGGGGACCCACGAGACCATCATTTTGGTGCACGCCTTCCGTGAACTTCCCAGGCGCTGGCAGGATGTGCTCTGGTATGTGGACGTTGAGGGCCTCAAGCCGGCACAAGCCGGCCCGTTGCTGGGGTTGACCCCGAACGCCCTGTCCGCCTTGGCCATGCGTGCACGCGAGGGGCTCCGGCAAATGTACCTGCAGAAACATGTGGGCGAGCCCACCATTCAGTCCTGTGCACCCTATCTGAGGCATTTCGGCAGGTATGTCCGCAACGGTTTGAGCGGAAATGCGCAGGCCAAAATAAGGCGGCACACGGATCAATGCACCCACTGTTCAGCCGTCCTGGCGGAACTCCGGGAGCTTCAGGCTTCCATGGGCGCCAACGCCAAGGGCCAGCCGGCGTTAGGCGACGTCTTTGTCGGGGGCGACTGATGTCTGTCCTGCCACCACTGCGTCGCCTGCCGGCGACTTTCCCGTTGCTTGTTTCGCCAGCAGACGTCGACGCTCCAGCTCGCAGTTGATCAAATCCAGCAGGGCCTGCGCTGGTTCGGATAAGTGATGAGTGTCGGGTGATCCGAGTTGGTCGCAATGGACCAGTACGTGGCGGATGCGTTCCAGCTCCCGCGACGGCACCAACGGCCAGCGGTGGAACAACTGCCGAACGGCTATTGCTCCGAGGAGGGCGTCGGGTTTGTTGGCCACGCCATGGTTGCCGTGTTGAGCGGCTGCCCGTCGCCTGGCGATGGTGGCCGCCGAGAGCGCGACGCCATGGGCCATGAGATTCTCGGCCTTGAGTGAATTCGGGGCCATGGGGGACCTCCCCGGGTAGGGCGAAGGAAGCCGTTTGCCTGACTTTGAAATTAGCTTACAGAATGTGACTTATGTCATGTCAATAATGACGCGGGATATCCGCCGTCGTGATCTGAAATTCCGTTCTGCGGCTGCGGCCGGCGGACCTCGTCACGGGATGCGCCGGACCGCCATTTTGTTTTGATCGAAGTGATGGCGCGCCCGGCGGAGAAAGCTGCCGAGCGCCTCTGTTTCCGACTCGGTGCGAAGTATTGAGAAGTCTATGATCCCAGCGCGCTCGTCAGTGTCCCACACGCGCCAGCCCGTGCCGTCACGGTCGATCCAAGCCGAAAGTTCGGCGCGGCCGGTCCGACCGAACCAGTTTGCGGTTGCCACGCGAACTGTGGCGAGATATTCCGCTACCCTCGCCATGGTCAGGGATTCGGGGTCCGCCAGCAACTCGTCCAAGCCGTGCAGATAGTGCAGCTCTTGATTGTGCATGGTCCCAGTATCCTTCGGAACTGTCCTGGAGACATGGGCGCCGCCACCCAGGCAGGTGGCGGCGCCGGTCGTTCAGCCCAGGTGAACGTGCGGGGTGTCGCTGGTCCCGCTGAAGCTCTTGCGGTCGATTCTGATCAGGAGAAGTGCGAGTGGGGTTATCACAACCGCCACCCCGGCCGCCCAAAGGAACACCATTGAATAGCCCGAGGTCAGCGCCGCAAGGGGCCCGCCGGCAGTTGTCGTGGTCGCTGCCGCGGTGGCAGCAGCCGCGATGGCGCTGAAGAGTGCTATGCCCAGCGATCCGCCGATCTGCTGCGAAGCGTTGACCAGGGCGCTCGCCACCCCGGCGTCGTCCTTGTCCACACCGAAGAGGGCCAGGTTCTGCATGGGGACGAAGACCAGGCCCAGCCCGATGCCCATG
Above is a genomic segment from Arthrobacter sp. YN containing:
- a CDS encoding alpha-hydroxy acid oxidase produces the protein MKLKDIKALASVQGPARSVAERLSRKCYSVEDMRKLAARRLPKSIFEYIEGGGEDEVSLRRNQSSFEDWSFLPKWGSLENFDLSSTLLGGPASMPVTLSPTGGTRLFHPEGESAVARAALAEGIPYGLAHLSTTTMEDVSAAAPGLRRWFNLEPTPDKGLLQAVLDRVSNAGYEALLVNVDCRAIGHRERDYRNGFTAPPSIKPKTVVEGMLHPAWALGFLANDAIAFPNLDAEVPEGPLASSPDMWRTLLAGSYEPTDWDDIQDLRARWNGPIILKGVVNPNDVALAVALGIDAIQVSNHGGRQLDHMAAPLDVLPDIVDRAAGQLEIIVDGGIRRGSDVVKALALGADACSIGRPYLYGLAAAGEAGVAHVLKMFRSEMTRTMMLLGVSSIEELRTEGRDLIRHRNEAFARTQPTSIPRPPPWALHK
- a CDS encoding transporter substrate-binding domain-containing protein: MNNVSATQRTKRALPAVVLTAALMLAVTACSPTGNASTSGPSGGAAAGGTGVPALEVNQAAVELLPESIKASKVLRVAIPTNEQPTQFYREGTQEMTGTNPDVARLIGEALGVTVDIQVANFDSIIPGLAANRYDMTVSSMTPTEKRMEVLDFVDYMQIGNAIAVPQGNPAGIKDETALCGKKVGLLTGSYQLTVNVPDYDAACAAAGKNAIQKSEFQDTRQAISALTSGRLDTVLADSPILNFAATQNPQIEIARTYEFAPVGVGMPKESGLVKSVSAALDAVIKSESYTKVLGKYGLETSAITEARVNFAQ
- a CDS encoding amino acid ABC transporter permease, coding for MQKQPSVPDTKEPVTAGSSDSIPVVPLKHPVRLVLAVVLILVALSAAWDVAVNERYRWDVVASYLFAPQILAGAGLTILLTVVSMTVGIALGTLLAIMRLSENPILSTISRGYIWFFRGTPLLVQLIFWYNIAALYPVIAFGLPFGGPSVVLGSANVLISPLGAALLGLSLNEAAYMAEIIRGGIGSVDKGQYDAARALGMSGGKLMNRVILPQAMRVVLPPTGNQVISMLKGTSLVSVLAISDLLYSAQIIYANNYQTIPLLIVASVWYLLMTTVLSFFQNKLERRYGRGFDSAPRRTRKPKTRTA
- a CDS encoding amino acid ABC transporter ATP-binding protein, which produces MTTAMVEARGVRKNFGVIEILKGIDLRVEKGSVTCLIGPSGSGKTTFLRCINHLEKVDAGRLYVDEHLVGYTERNGKLYEMKERQTARSRLNAGMVFQRFNLFPHMTVLENIIEAPVHVLGRPRREVVVEAQALLDRVGLGNRGHSYPQELSGGQQQRIAIARALAMKPKLMLFDEPTSALDPELVGEVLDVMKSLAEAGMTMVVVTHELGFARQVADQVVFMDGGVVVESGPPEQVLGSPRHERTKAFLSKVL
- a CDS encoding RidA family protein, whose product is MTRLQVATDLAPSPAGPYSQAIVANGLLYTAGQTPHDPITDERVGITIEEQTIQAMENLGHVLGAHGLDFSHVIKATVHLHHPRRDFDGFNAIYEKYVVAPYPARTTVGSFLGDFLVEIDVVASIP
- a CDS encoding RNA polymerase sigma factor, whose amino-acid sequence is MSVQTMPCPNRGDPAPAEPLSDQQLLAMVRGGDVAAFGELFIRYRRVGGFVARAESDNPSDAADIVGEAFAAVFQAIIEGRGPVESFRPYLLTTIRRMAHRKNQMSARLVLADSSTVAARAFAGDDHVLGTHETIILVHAFRELPRRWQDVLWYVDVEGLKPAQAGPLLGLTPNALSALAMRAREGLRQMYLQKHVGEPTIQSCAPYLRHFGRYVRNGLSGNAQAKIRRHTDQCTHCSAVLAELRELQASMGANAKGQPALGDVFVGGD